One genomic segment of Vulpes vulpes isolate BD-2025 chromosome 2, VulVul3, whole genome shotgun sequence includes these proteins:
- the MFSD11 gene encoding UNC93-like protein MFSD11 produces the protein MSPESKKLFNIIILGVAFMFMFTAFQTCGNVAQTVIRSLNSTDFHGSGYTSMAIIYGVFSASNLITPSVVAIVGPQLSMFASGLFYSMYIAVFIQPLPWSFYTASVFIGIAAAVLWTAQGNCLTINSDEHTIGRNSGIFWALLQSSLFFGNLYIYFAWQGKTQISESDRRTVFIALTVISLVGTVLFFLIRQPDSENVLGEDESSDDQDLEVNESAQSTMGKAVDAFRKSLKLCVTKEMLLLSITTAYTGLELTFFSGVYGTCIGAVNKFGTEEKSLIGLSGIFIGIGEILGGSLFGLLSKNNRFGRNPVVLLGILVHFVAFYLIFLNMPGDAPIAPVEGTDSSAYIKSSKEVAIFCSFLLGLGDSCFNTQLLSILGFLYSEDSAPAFAVFKFVQSICAAVAFFYSNYLLLHWQLLVMVIFGFFGTISFFSVEWAAATIVARGSDYRSI, from the exons CAAACCGTCATCAGGAGCTTAAATAGCACAGATTTTCATGGCAGTGGATATACCAG CATGGCAATTATTTATGGAGTGTTCTCTGCTTCCAATTTGATTACACCATCAGTGGTGGCCATTGTAGGACCTCAGCTCTCTATGTTTGCAAGTGGtttattttacag CATGTACATTGCCGTTTTTATCCAGCCTCTCCCATGGTCCTTCTACACAGCTTCTGTTTTCATTGGAATTGCAGCTGCCG TGCTTTGGACAGCACAAGGAAATTGCCTGACAATAAATTCAGATGAGCACACAATTGGGAGAAACAGTGGAATTTTCTGGGCACTCTTACAATCTAG ctTATTCTTTGGAAATCTCTACATATATTTTGCTTGGCAAGGAAAAACTCAAATATCAG agaGTGATCGAAGAACAGTGTTTATTGCCCTGACAGTGATTAGCCTTGTGgggacagttcttttctttctcattcgaCAGCCAGATTCTGAAAATGTCTTGGGAGAAGATGAGTCTTCTGATGACCAGGACCTGGAAGTCAATGA gTCTGCCCAGAGCACTATGGGAAAAGCAGTAGATGCCTTTA GAAAATCTCTTAAGCTGTGTGTCACCAAGGAGATGCTCCTCCTTAGCATTACAACTGCTTATACAG gtcTGGAATTGACTTTCTTTTCTGGTGTCTACGGAACGTGTATTGGTGCTGTAAATAAATTTGGAACAGAAGAGAAGAGCCTCATTGGACTTTCTGGCATTTTCATTGGCATTGGAGAAATCTTAG GTGGAAGCCTCTTTGGCCTGCTGAGCAAGAATAATCGTTTTGGTAGAAATCCAGTTGTGTTGTTGGGCATCCTGGTGCATTTTGTagctttttatttgatatttctcAATATGCCTGGGGATGCCCCTATTGCTCCTGTTGAAGGAACTGATAGCAGTGCTTACATCAAATCCAG CAAAGAAGTTGCCATCTTCTGCAGCTTCTTGTTGGGCCTTGGGGACAGCTGCTTCAATACCCAGCTGCTTAGTATCTTAGGGTTTCTCTACTCTGAAGACAGTGCGCCAGCCTTTGCAGTCTTCAAATTTGTGCAG tCCATCTGTGCGGCCGTGGCATTCTTCTACAGTAACTACCTTCTCCTTCACTGGCAACTCCTGGTCATGGTGATATTTGGGTTCTTTGGGACCATTTCGTTTTTCTCCGTGGAGTGGGCCGCCGCCACCATCGTGGCCCGGGGCTCTGACTACCGAAGCATTTGA